The Sphingobacterium lactis sequence AAGAGGTGGCTTTTAAAGGCCGCCTCTTTGTTTTTATTCCCAAATGCTCCTTGCCACTACCCAACCTGCCGTTGCTTTTTTACGCTTAAGCCCCGCGCTTCTGCGTTAATATTGTTAAATTCGTGAAAACATGCCTTCATGATCATCAACCGTCCGTTTCATATCTTGTTTTTGCTGTTGCTCAGTTTAGGGCTGTCCGCTCAGGTTCCGACGCAATCGGCCATTGATTCGCTGACCTGCCACGACGTTCCTGTTCCGGGTAGACGAACGCTGTTGCAGCAGGACAAGCCGGTTGCTTCAGTTTCGGAAGGAAATGGGGACATGGTGCTGATTAAGGGAGGCGCCTTTCGGATGGGATCTCAGCACTTTGCCGATGCCCAACCTGTGCACGATGTAGTCGTTTCCGATTTTTACATGGATGTACATGAGGTGACGAATGATCAGTTCGCAGCTTTTGTGGAAGCCACGGGATATGTAACGGTGGCCGAACGGCCATTGGATCCAAAAGATTTTCCTGGGGTGGATACATCCATCCTTGTTCCTGGGTCTGCTGTTTTCCGATCGCCAGCTAAAACTGCTGGCTTGAACAACCACCTGCAGTGGTGGGAATATGTGCCGGGAGCAAGTTGGCGACACCCTGAAGGACCTGACAGTAACTTGGAAGGAAGGGGTGACCATCCAGTCACACAGATTGCGTATGCGGATGCTGAAGCGTATGCCGCATGGGCCGGAAAGAGGTTGCCGACTGAGGCCGAATGGGAATATGCCGCTAAGGGGGGCAAACATACGGATGAAGAATACTATTGGGGCAAGGAGAAACTCATTCAGGGAAAGTGGATGGCCAATATTTTTCAGGGCAGATTTCCAGTGGACAACACCAAAGAGGATGACTTTGAAAATACGGCGCCGGTGAAATCCTTTCCGCCCAATCCGTACGGCCTGTATGATATGGAAGGTAATGTATGGGAGTGGTGTGCTGATTATTACCGAGCAGACTATTACGCCGATAGTCCTAGGATCAATCCCCGTGGTCCATCGACAGCGCACGATCCCCAAGAGCCAGGATTGGTCAAGCGCGTCCAAAAAGGTGGATCATTTCTATGTACCGATCAATATTGTGAACGGTATAAGGCGGGAAGTCGAGGCAAGGGAGAAGTCAATTCTCCTACAAATAATGTCGGATTTCGCTGCGTAAAAGATTTGTAATGATACAAATTGTTATAAACCAAGCCGATAAGTCAATCGATTATTAAAAAAATTTGAGATCATTACATTCGACCGCCAATTAATTTTTTAAATTAATAATTTCCCAACTTTCCCATATAATTTACTGCACAACCGATTTTTTTTTGACTGATCAAAATTGCTAAATCTTATTACTGCAATAAAAATATAGAAGTTTTATTCAAAAAAGTTTTCAAATTAAAATATTTTAACTTTCTTTATAATTAAATTTAGGTTTGTATATTTTGACTTTGTTGGACTATACTTCAGGATTCTAAAAAAATATAGTTTATAAAATACTTTAGAATTACATTTTTTTCAAAAAAAATAGCATCTTGCAGTTGTAGAGTTATTTATGGTAAATCTACGCACCAATATTAAGCTGAAAACAATAAACAATTCAAAATAGCAGAACTCTTGTTC is a genomic window containing:
- a CDS encoding formylglycine-generating enzyme family protein, which translates into the protein MIINRPFHILFLLLLSLGLSAQVPTQSAIDSLTCHDVPVPGRRTLLQQDKPVASVSEGNGDMVLIKGGAFRMGSQHFADAQPVHDVVVSDFYMDVHEVTNDQFAAFVEATGYVTVAERPLDPKDFPGVDTSILVPGSAVFRSPAKTAGLNNHLQWWEYVPGASWRHPEGPDSNLEGRGDHPVTQIAYADAEAYAAWAGKRLPTEAEWEYAAKGGKHTDEEYYWGKEKLIQGKWMANIFQGRFPVDNTKEDDFENTAPVKSFPPNPYGLYDMEGNVWEWCADYYRADYYADSPRINPRGPSTAHDPQEPGLVKRVQKGGSFLCTDQYCERYKAGSRGKGEVNSPTNNVGFRCVKDL